One window from the genome of Diospyros lotus cultivar Yz01 chromosome 11, ASM1463336v1, whole genome shotgun sequence encodes:
- the LOC127813335 gene encoding glutelin type-D 1-like has product MEVTTMKEKLSPQAADSKIFEGDGGSYHSWSTSNFPLLAHSKVGAGKLLLHPRGFALPHYSDSSKIGYVLQGSCTVGIISPGTSREQVLTIEKGDAVPVPVGVVSWWFNGGDSDVDIVFIGETSKAYVPGEFTYFFLTGKVGLLGGFSNEFIRRAYNGITKEEASKLVTSQTGTLVVRLDEGISMPNIPQPCNHHHKKQLIISNSSLTAAANANYSTFEEVALSAKLVKLEPEGEAAVLPPTYAADSAVQVSYVVKGSGRVQLVGINGKQELDAQVKAGDLLVIPPFYAAMEIADHEQGVECLSVITSSQPKFGQLGGKTSVWKAMYPGALQASLGTSPEFAQLVVSKMTSNTPL; this is encoded by the exons ATGGAGGTGACGACGATGAAGGAGAAGTTATCACCACAAGCGGCTGATAGTAAGATCTTTGAGGGAGATGGCGGTTCCTATCACAGTTGGTCTACTTCTAACTTTCCGTTACTTGCCCACTCCAAGGTCGGCGCCGGAAAGCTTCTTCTGCATCCTCGTGGTTTCGCCCTCCCCCACTACAGCGATTCCTCCAAGATTGGCTACGTCCttcaag GCAGCTGTACGGTTGGGATAATATCCCCCGGAACATCACGAGAACAAGTGTTGACGATTGAGAAAGGCGATGCAGTCCCGGTACCGGTGGGAGTAGTGTCCTGGTGGTTTAACGGTGGGGACTCCGATGTGGATATCGTATTCATCGGTGAAACCTCCAAGGCCTATGTTCCAGGCGAATTCACCTACTTCTTCTTGACTGGGAAGGTAGGCCTACTGGGCGGTTTCTCGAACGAATTTATTCGTCGAGCTTATAATGGCATCACCAAAGAAGAAGCCAGCAAGCTTGTGACCAGCCAAACGGGCACTTTGGTCGTCAGGCTCGACGAAGGAATTTCAATGCCCAATATCCCTCAACCATGCAACCACCACCACAAAAAACAACTAATAATCAGTAATTCTAGCTTAACAGCTGCTGCTAATGCTAATTATTCTACGTTTGAAGAAGTTGCGCTCAGCGCCAAGCTCGTAAAGCTGGAACCGGAAGGCGAAGCCGCAGTGCTCCCACCAACGTATGCCGCAGATTCGGCGGTTCAAGTTAGTTATGTTGTGAAAGGCAGTGGTAGAGTTCAGCTCGTCGGCATCAATGGCAAGCAGGAATTGGATGCCCAAGTGAAGGCTGGGGACTTGCTTGTGATACCTCCATTCTACGCGGCCATGGAAATCGCAGATCACGAACAAGGAGTTGAATGCTTGTCTGTCATTACATCCTCCCA GCCTAAATTTGGACAGCTTGGCGGCAAGACATCAGTTTGGAAGGCCATGTATCCAGGGGCTCTGCAAGCTTCTCTTGGTACTAGTCCAGAATTTGCTCAACTTGTCGTGTCCAAGATGACAAGCAACACTCCTCTCTAA
- the LOC127813330 gene encoding uncharacterized protein LOC127813330: MGLIRSSFSFMVGTVFGVYVAQNYNVPNIQKIVNTGLVIAKHYEENYRKPKKRDEDN, translated from the coding sequence ATGGGGTTGATCAGGAGCAGCTTCTCGTTCATGGTCGGGACGGTGTTCGGGGTGTACGTTGCACAGAACTACAACGTTCCCAACATACAGAAGATTGTCAATACGGGGCTTGTAATCGCCAAGCACTACGAGGAGAATTATCGGAAGCCCAAGAAGAGAGACGAAGATAATTGA